A single genomic interval of Zobellia nedashkovskayae harbors:
- a CDS encoding O-antigen ligase family protein, with product MRIGNLKLSYWALCLVVLFPLYQVHWNSYAIIILALASFYESLKDTDSRISFRSRLSANKTVFFKATLLFFPFVMSLVYTDNISFGVKGLQHILPMIIFPLLLFFFMNGLSKREMFNLCKFFFVGCLLHVIYLQYNFIQLELFNSLDQISFYNMPFREAVLLLKFEALHPTYISLWYCFAICIAFYHFKISNSIIYRVIIVLAITLFLFTIVLLSSRIAILSLGFLSFFWLIRMKKTNQKLIFSIALMGVIAFGLTKVKFISSRLIDEFKQTELAPPIGKRHNSINIRVGIYQCAADLIRMNSIWGVGIGDVQDQLNRCYSRYDTNVYQLDEYNSHSYFLHVYLVGGLIAFFALLYMFYVFIGIAISSKNILYGSFLIIVISSMLFENVLSRNHGILFFAIFNSIFISHLYLNRIHANGGDSSL from the coding sequence ATGAGAATCGGTAATTTAAAATTAAGCTATTGGGCCCTTTGCCTAGTAGTTCTTTTTCCTTTGTACCAAGTTCATTGGAATTCGTATGCAATTATTATTCTAGCTCTAGCATCATTTTATGAAAGTTTAAAAGACACTGATAGTAGAATCTCTTTTCGCTCTAGGTTATCTGCTAATAAAACTGTTTTTTTTAAAGCTACGTTATTGTTTTTTCCTTTTGTCATGAGTTTAGTATATACTGATAATATTTCATTTGGTGTAAAGGGTTTGCAGCATATTCTACCCATGATTATTTTTCCCTTACTACTGTTCTTTTTTATGAATGGTCTTTCAAAAAGGGAAATGTTCAATCTCTGTAAATTTTTTTTTGTGGGGTGTTTGTTACATGTAATATATCTCCAATACAATTTTATTCAACTAGAGCTTTTCAATAGTCTTGATCAAATAAGCTTCTACAATATGCCATTTCGTGAGGCGGTTTTATTACTAAAATTCGAAGCATTGCATCCAACATATATTTCGTTATGGTATTGCTTTGCTATATGCATTGCTTTTTACCATTTCAAAATCAGTAACTCAATAATATACAGGGTAATAATTGTTTTAGCAATTACTTTATTTCTCTTTACAATTGTACTGCTATCTTCAAGAATCGCAATTTTGTCGCTAGGTTTTCTTTCTTTTTTTTGGCTAATAAGGATGAAAAAAACCAATCAAAAATTAATTTTTAGTATTGCTCTTATGGGCGTAATTGCCTTCGGCCTAACCAAAGTTAAATTCATTTCATCTAGACTCATAGATGAATTCAAGCAGACCGAATTAGCTCCACCAATTGGTAAACGCCATAATTCAATAAATATACGAGTGGGCATATACCAATGTGCTGCAGATTTAATTAGAATGAACTCAATATGGGGTGTTGGTATAGGTGATGTTCAAGACCAATTAAACAGGTGTTATTCACGGTATGATACAAATGTATACCAACTAGATGAATACAACTCTCACAGCTACTTTTTACACGTTTACTTAGTGGGTGGTCTAATTGCTTTTTTTGCTCTACTTTATATGTTTTATGTTTTTATTGGAATTGCAATAAGTAGTAAGAATATATTGTACGGCTCCTTCTTAATTATTGTAATTTCGAGTATGCTTTTTGAAAATGTTTTAAGCCGCAACCACGGTATATTGTTCTTTGCAATTTTTAACAGTATCTTTATTTCCCATCTTTACTTAAACCGAATACATGCTAACGGCGGCGATAGTTCTCTATAA
- a CDS encoding glycosyltransferase codes for MKKTIVVSAINFTSGGPLSILKESLAELSQNFAANYRVIALVNSKELLSFDNIELIAFPYSKKSWLIRMYYEYIYFYFLSIKLKPDFWVSLHDMSPNVKCKNRFVYCHNPSPFYESKKTDWYKNTKAYLFSKFYKYLYGINIKKNTYVIVQQSWLRDYFISNWSLSNVIVAYPHVVINSLDKDQYQIGVDTSNKPLEFFYPSFPRPFKNFEIICEAYSLMSEGYRNQIKVYLTLNLELNSYATEIVNKYKHLPGIVFLGLLSRDEVENYYTKADCLIFSSKLETWGLPITEFKSTGKPILLANLPYAKETLGNYDKVSFFDINNPEELKSKMIGILENQPIFVKNRKVDVRQPFTEGWPELFNLILENENR; via the coding sequence ATGAAGAAGACAATTGTAGTATCGGCAATTAATTTTACTTCTGGTGGCCCCTTGTCCATTTTAAAAGAAAGTTTGGCTGAGTTGTCTCAGAATTTTGCTGCGAATTATAGAGTTATTGCACTTGTTAATAGTAAAGAATTGCTGTCGTTTGACAATATTGAATTGATCGCATTTCCTTATTCTAAAAAGTCTTGGTTAATACGCATGTATTATGAGTACATCTATTTTTACTTTTTATCCATTAAACTAAAACCAGATTTTTGGGTTTCATTACACGACATGTCCCCTAATGTAAAATGTAAGAATAGGTTCGTCTATTGTCATAACCCTTCTCCTTTTTACGAATCAAAAAAAACAGATTGGTATAAAAATACGAAAGCCTACCTTTTTTCTAAGTTTTATAAATATTTATACGGTATTAATATTAAAAAGAATACTTATGTTATTGTTCAACAAAGTTGGCTTAGAGACTATTTTATTAGTAATTGGAGCTTAAGCAATGTAATTGTTGCCTATCCACATGTGGTCATTAATAGTTTGGATAAAGATCAATATCAAATAGGTGTAGATACGTCAAATAAACCATTGGAGTTCTTTTATCCAAGCTTTCCTAGACCTTTCAAAAATTTTGAAATTATTTGTGAAGCGTACTCATTAATGTCCGAAGGTTATCGTAATCAGATAAAGGTTTATCTAACGCTGAACTTAGAACTCAATAGCTATGCAACTGAAATTGTAAATAAGTATAAGCATCTGCCTGGCATTGTTTTTTTAGGTCTTTTATCTAGAGATGAGGTTGAGAATTACTATACTAAAGCAGATTGTTTGATATTTTCATCAAAACTTGAAACTTGGGGACTACCGATTACCGAGTTTAAATCTACAGGAAAGCCAATTTTACTCGCTAATTTGCCGTACGCTAAAGAAACTCTAGGTAATTACGATAAAGTAAGTTTTTTTGATATTAATAATCCAGAAGAGTTAAAATCAAAAATGATTGGCATTCTTGAAAACCAGCCTATTTTTGTAAAAAATCGAAAGGTAGATGTTAGGCAACCTTTTACCGAAGGTTGGCCTGAATTGTTTAATTTGATTTTAGAGAATGAGAATCGGTAA
- a CDS encoding DapH/DapD/GlmU-related protein, whose product MKEIIRLFKNYYFLDVCRLIRDMVFSKLLFPSAVRLIRQPAYIVGKKHISFGENFRSGPNLRLEVLDESFVRSEIHSKMGTPELIIGNNVSLNFNVHIGVIAKVQLGDNVLIASNVLIIDHNHGNYKGEVQDSPLLAPKDRKCIAEPIFIGDNTWLGENVSILPGTKIGEGCIVGANSVVSGVFEKNQIIAGAPARPIKRYDSETSKWVLIKK is encoded by the coding sequence ATGAAAGAGATTATAAGACTTTTTAAAAATTATTATTTTCTTGACGTATGTCGTTTGATAAGAGATATGGTTTTCAGCAAGCTTTTATTTCCCTCAGCAGTTCGACTTATAAGGCAACCTGCGTACATTGTCGGAAAAAAGCATATCTCTTTTGGCGAGAATTTTAGATCAGGGCCTAATCTAAGACTAGAGGTTTTAGATGAAAGTTTTGTGAGATCAGAAATTCACTCTAAAATGGGCACTCCAGAACTCATTATAGGGAATAATGTAAGTTTGAATTTTAACGTTCACATAGGTGTAATAGCTAAGGTACAATTAGGTGATAATGTTCTAATAGCTAGTAATGTTCTAATTATTGACCATAATCATGGCAATTACAAGGGAGAGGTACAGGATAGTCCCTTATTGGCACCAAAAGACCGGAAATGTATAGCAGAACCTATTTTTATTGGAGATAACACTTGGTTGGGTGAAAATGTTTCTATTCTTCCGGGAACTAAAATTGGTGAAGGATGTATTGTTGGAGCAAATTCAGTTGTTTCTGGAGTTTTTGAAAAGAACCAAATAATTGCAGGTGCTCCTGCAAGACCTATAAAAAGGTATGATTCGGAAACCTCTAAATGGGTTCTAATTAAAAAATAA
- a CDS encoding O-antigen ligase family protein, with protein sequence MIGFHYGADFSYLGFEMGNFSFIQNRAQAWFQEPSFLVYAMMPALFVALARFFNIHKTISRFQALLILIAFLLSVSSVGFIGLLISLLIIVFGKFPILKKPHYLAVLILLVPITSFFLYQMPDVKERVDDSIELFFKEYPTTADINKTNLSTYALYSNFRVTQKTFYTNPFWGTGLGSYEYDYDKYITQVIPESPVRERYQLNKKDANSLLFRLLAETGLIGLFFFCLYLYNKRVRFNVVANGSGFLWAVSNGIFVLVLIRLLRQGHYTSLGFVLFLLLYYYLKNAIVENERDYKTF encoded by the coding sequence ATGATAGGGTTTCACTATGGAGCAGATTTCTCATATCTAGGTTTTGAAATGGGAAATTTTTCATTCATTCAAAATCGGGCTCAAGCTTGGTTTCAAGAGCCTTCTTTTTTGGTTTATGCCATGATGCCAGCTTTATTTGTAGCATTAGCTAGATTTTTCAATATACATAAAACCATAAGCAGATTTCAAGCACTATTAATTTTGATCGCTTTTTTACTTTCGGTGTCGTCCGTTGGTTTCATAGGCTTGTTAATATCGTTATTAATCATCGTGTTTGGTAAGTTCCCAATACTAAAAAAGCCGCACTATCTAGCTGTTTTGATACTATTGGTGCCAATTACAAGCTTTTTTCTCTATCAAATGCCTGATGTAAAAGAACGAGTAGACGATTCTATTGAACTTTTCTTTAAAGAGTACCCTACTACTGCCGATATTAATAAGACAAACTTAAGTACATATGCGCTTTATAGTAATTTTAGAGTTACTCAAAAGACATTTTATACAAACCCATTTTGGGGTACTGGTTTAGGTTCTTATGAATATGATTATGATAAATATATAACTCAAGTAATTCCAGAATCTCCTGTTAGAGAACGTTATCAATTGAATAAAAAAGATGCGAACAGTCTGCTCTTTCGCCTATTGGCGGAAACAGGTTTAATCGGACTTTTCTTTTTTTGTCTTTACCTTTACAATAAAAGGGTGCGATTTAATGTAGTTGCTAATGGATCTGGTTTTTTGTGGGCAGTAAGTAATGGTATTTTTGTATTAGTACTTATACGCCTTTTAAGACAAGGGCATTATACATCGTTGGGGTTTGTTTTATTTTTACTGTTATATTATTATTTGAAAAATGCTATTGTAGAGAATGAAAGAGATTATAAGACTTTTTAA
- a CDS encoding glycosyltransferase family 2 protein, with the protein MISLSVIIATFNSEKTLRRTLDSLLDQQISTFECVVVDGGSNDETIHIIKEYEPKFKTGKISFEWLSEPDGGIYDAWNKGLKLVTGDWISFLGSDDIYLPDALTQYQESIISLPKENAPHLLYSNVDYVKGKVKIMTIDGVWSWKKFQRYMCIAHVGSFHNRLYFAEYGHFDTNYKICGDYELLLRAKSELRTLKIYKTTVHMEAGGISNNLVVKAFKETYKAKTTSGGLSKTIATLDYYMAHLKHGVKRVLSYQ; encoded by the coding sequence ATGATAAGCTTATCCGTAATAATAGCAACTTTTAATAGCGAAAAAACGTTACGGCGCACATTAGACTCACTTTTGGACCAACAAATTAGTACGTTTGAGTGTGTCGTTGTAGATGGCGGCTCAAATGATGAAACAATACATATAATAAAGGAGTATGAGCCGAAATTTAAAACAGGAAAGATTTCCTTTGAATGGCTTTCAGAACCCGATGGCGGTATTTACGATGCTTGGAACAAGGGTCTGAAACTAGTAACTGGCGATTGGATTTCTTTTTTAGGATCGGATGATATATACCTACCGGATGCATTAACACAATATCAAGAATCAATTATTTCTTTACCGAAAGAGAATGCACCTCATCTTCTGTATTCAAATGTTGATTATGTAAAAGGTAAGGTAAAGATTATGACAATTGATGGGGTTTGGTCATGGAAAAAATTTCAGCGTTATATGTGCATAGCGCATGTTGGATCTTTTCATAACAGACTGTATTTTGCTGAGTATGGACATTTTGATACCAATTATAAAATTTGTGGCGATTACGAATTGCTGCTTAGGGCAAAAAGTGAATTAAGAACTCTAAAAATATATAAGACAACTGTTCATATGGAAGCTGGGGGGATAAGTAATAATTTAGTAGTAAAAGCTTTTAAGGAAACATATAAAGCAAAAACTACTTCAGGGGGTTTATCTAAAACAATTGCAACACTAGATTATTATATGGCTCATTTAAAACATGGTGTTAAAAGAGTTTTGAGTTATCAATGA
- a CDS encoding glycosyltransferase family 4 protein → MKVLYITHYAGFYGANRSLLKLICELRELHDVEPLVIIPMHGTVVKELVKNKIPYKIYKFYNWQDINSTWFKAAIKHFLNCCQFPLIALNLRKNHFDIIHTNTSICNLGGYLSKKMNRPHIWHIREFGKPDFNAEYFQGIVKAGKFFTRNATVVIAISKAIKEYYKDYINPDKIEVIYNGVEVEPDLVKKNNENRPLQLCFTGVITENKNQMEAILACLYLLKEKKESNFMLNFIGDGPDDYYPSLVDFVEKNGLSNHVKFFGYVNNIDNLLKGFDLGIVCSKREAFGRVTVEYMARKIPVIASNSGANPEIIKNGVTGYLYSPGNHEELANYIYEVINERSILKDMGSAAYKDTIGRFLSTTNTSNIIELYNRVCNK, encoded by the coding sequence ATGAAAGTTCTTTATATAACTCATTATGCAGGATTTTATGGGGCTAACCGGTCTTTATTAAAACTTATTTGTGAGTTGCGGGAGCTACATGATGTAGAACCATTGGTCATTATACCAATGCATGGAACCGTTGTTAAGGAATTGGTTAAAAATAAAATACCTTATAAAATATATAAGTTCTATAACTGGCAGGATATTAATAGTACTTGGTTTAAGGCAGCAATAAAGCATTTTCTGAATTGTTGCCAATTCCCGCTCATTGCTTTAAATTTAAGAAAAAACCATTTTGATATTATTCATACCAACACAAGTATTTGCAATCTGGGAGGATATTTATCAAAGAAAATGAACAGGCCCCATATTTGGCATATTCGTGAATTTGGAAAGCCAGATTTTAATGCGGAGTATTTTCAAGGTATTGTTAAAGCGGGTAAGTTTTTTACTCGCAACGCAACAGTGGTAATTGCTATTTCAAAAGCTATAAAAGAGTATTATAAAGATTATATAAACCCTGATAAAATCGAAGTTATTTACAACGGAGTAGAAGTTGAGCCGGATTTAGTAAAGAAAAACAACGAAAACAGACCGTTACAATTGTGCTTTACCGGAGTTATAACTGAAAACAAGAATCAAATGGAGGCGATTTTGGCTTGCTTATATCTGTTAAAAGAAAAAAAGGAATCCAACTTCATGTTAAATTTTATTGGTGATGGCCCGGACGATTATTATCCGTCGTTAGTTGATTTTGTTGAAAAAAACGGATTGAGCAATCATGTTAAGTTCTTTGGTTATGTAAATAATATAGATAATTTGTTGAAAGGTTTCGACCTTGGAATTGTATGTTCTAAAAGAGAAGCTTTTGGAAGGGTTACTGTAGAGTATATGGCTAGAAAAATTCCGGTTATCGCTTCCAATTCGGGGGCTAACCCTGAGATTATAAAGAATGGGGTTACAGGTTATTTGTATTCTCCCGGAAATCATGAAGAACTAGCTAATTACATTTACGAGGTTATCAATGAAAGATCAATACTGAAGGATATGGGTAGTGCAGCTTATAAAGATACAATTGGCAGGTTTTTGTCTACAACAAATACAAGTAACATTATAGAGCTCTACAATAGAGTTTGTAACAAATAA
- a CDS encoding polysaccharide pyruvyl transferase family protein: MKIQIDGTNTLNKGAELMLVAIYQQIIKKIPAAEILYIPNEIEVGLPIFLQNKNVKRRRAVEKGRIPSAILRRLRLPYAYFTSKYASKNIDLVLDGAGFQFSDQWGYTKERLDILERYYKNLKNQGTKIVLLPQAFGPFETKQGKRMVKIINDYVDIIIAREKISYKFIADAGANKEKLWLYPDFTLLVKGTFPERYESIRNKVCVIPNKKMITHTKNAAKHYGDFIKEIIVHLENSGEEVFLLNHEGAGDLEICKQINESHGNTLTVVNNLTATEVKGVIGASRMVVSSRFHGVASALNQGVPCLSTSWNHKYQMLFEDFGQHNTVLAVDGEWNEELKKIDDIRTNLNAVKSVLVERKMVLTIEAETMWNRIWQEVEI, encoded by the coding sequence ATGAAAATTCAGATTGATGGTACTAATACACTGAATAAGGGGGCCGAGTTAATGTTGGTCGCTATTTATCAGCAAATAATCAAGAAAATACCTGCTGCAGAGATATTATATATTCCAAATGAGATAGAAGTAGGTTTGCCTATTTTTCTCCAGAATAAAAATGTAAAGAGAAGACGGGCTGTTGAGAAGGGTAGGATACCTTCCGCAATTTTACGAAGGTTACGTTTACCATACGCTTATTTTACTTCGAAATACGCATCTAAAAATATAGATTTGGTACTTGATGGGGCTGGCTTTCAGTTTTCCGATCAATGGGGTTATACTAAAGAAAGATTAGATATTTTAGAACGCTATTATAAAAATCTTAAAAACCAAGGTACAAAGATTGTATTATTGCCTCAGGCTTTTGGTCCATTCGAAACAAAGCAAGGGAAGCGAATGGTGAAAATCATCAATGACTATGTAGATATAATAATAGCCAGGGAAAAAATTTCCTATAAATTTATTGCCGATGCTGGGGCGAACAAAGAAAAGCTCTGGCTTTATCCTGATTTTACTCTTCTAGTAAAGGGAACCTTTCCTGAAAGATATGAGTCCATAAGGAATAAAGTATGTGTTATTCCTAACAAGAAGATGATTACCCACACCAAAAATGCGGCTAAGCATTATGGTGATTTTATTAAAGAAATTATCGTACATCTAGAAAATAGTGGTGAAGAGGTGTTTTTGCTTAACCATGAAGGAGCCGGCGATTTAGAAATATGTAAGCAAATAAACGAGAGTCATGGCAATACTCTAACTGTAGTCAACAATCTTACGGCTACTGAGGTAAAAGGGGTAATAGGAGCTTCTAGAATGGTCGTCTCTTCTAGGTTTCATGGTGTTGCTAGTGCTCTTAATCAAGGAGTTCCTTGTTTATCTACCAGCTGGAATCATAAATACCAGATGCTTTTTGAAGATTTTGGCCAACATAATACCGTTTTGGCAGTAGATGGGGAGTGGAATGAAGAATTAAAAAAAATTGACGACATTCGAACCAATCTCAATGCGGTTAAATCAGTGCTGGTGGAAAGAAAAATGGTATTAACAATTGAGGCCGAAACCATGTGGAATAGGATTTGGCAGGAAGTGGAAATTTAA
- a CDS encoding nitroreductase family protein, with protein MKKILGKIYRNLLDFKNETLPRYFMGSPFMATVYYLFFSSKFRREQHAVIQGKVAHIRQLKVDKENIYTLIRNTHRLEKGLLMRPRRKVYALDYIGETVDAFVNIWKPEMMLEDAQYKWFHDVLSEYFLTSGDNELVHNLSLKFSSHIESYPSLEFNPKKNTDKKIPYLRIQEMKPKISFEDFYKLNRYRRSVRWFLDKKVPRELVDKAILAANQAPSACNRQPYQYRVIDDPELLAKVAALPGGVRGYEKGIPMMVVVIGNLDAYFDERDRHVIYIDASLANMTFMLALETLDLSSCSINWPDVEYLERQMEKTLKLKKHQRTIMCMAVGYADPEGKVAFSEKRDLDYIRTYN; from the coding sequence ATGAAGAAAATTCTTGGCAAAATATATAGAAATCTGCTTGATTTCAAGAATGAAACTTTACCTAGGTATTTTATGGGCTCACCATTCATGGCAACAGTATATTACCTATTTTTTTCATCTAAGTTTCGAAGAGAGCAACATGCGGTCATTCAGGGAAAAGTTGCGCATATAAGGCAACTTAAGGTTGATAAGGAAAATATATACACACTTATAAGAAATACCCACAGGCTTGAAAAAGGACTGCTCATGCGTCCAAGGCGGAAAGTGTATGCCTTGGATTACATAGGCGAAACTGTAGATGCTTTTGTAAATATTTGGAAACCGGAAATGATGCTGGAAGATGCGCAATACAAATGGTTTCATGATGTGCTCTCGGAATACTTCTTAACTTCCGGGGATAATGAATTAGTTCATAATTTATCCTTGAAGTTTAGTTCCCACATAGAGAGTTACCCCTCATTAGAATTTAATCCTAAAAAAAATACAGATAAAAAAATTCCGTATTTACGAATACAGGAAATGAAACCCAAAATTTCTTTCGAAGACTTTTATAAGTTGAACAGATATAGAAGATCAGTGCGTTGGTTTTTGGATAAAAAAGTTCCTCGTGAATTGGTAGACAAAGCTATCCTTGCTGCTAATCAGGCACCTAGCGCGTGCAATAGACAACCTTACCAATACAGGGTTATAGATGACCCAGAATTGTTAGCAAAAGTGGCTGCGTTGCCAGGTGGAGTTAGGGGGTATGAGAAGGGAATCCCAATGATGGTGGTGGTTATTGGGAATTTGGACGCGTATTTTGATGAAAGAGATCGTCATGTAATTTATATTGATGCTTCGTTGGCCAATATGACTTTTATGTTGGCATTGGAAACGTTGGACCTGAGTAGTTGCAGTATAAATTGGCCTGATGTAGAGTATTTGGAAAGGCAAATGGAAAAAACATTGAAACTAAAGAAGCATCAGCGTACTATTATGTGTATGGCCGTAGGATATGCAGACCCAGAAGGAAAAGTAGCCTTTTCAGAAAAAAGAGACCTAGACTATATTAGAACCTATAATTAA
- a CDS encoding lipopolysaccharide biosynthesis protein — protein sequence MESKKIVSGIKWAGIQVILDTFLRFSVRLILAKLLLPQEFGLVAMCTVFIAVAEATSELGMGAALIQRKSTEESVALYNTAFWSGIVWGLMVFLIMAFIVGPFTAYFYEQPKLVQIVPLLSLGILVKPLGLIHVVKLTRAMDFKKIAKSYNISALIAGTAGIVLAYYDFGVWALVVHQVLSSILPIPLLYFSTKWKPVMEWNRQHFNEIFGFGAYSTGTSVFSTITYNIDNLLIGKILGASLLGSYSLSFSLTENLRQIISNVLNRVMYPVFSQSQDDKQKLRNYFLKIININALIIYPMMTALILFGDEIINGFFGERWLNSIMPLKILAFAMMVHLLVNSFTSLLRGIGKPKLEMKIIMGLTIFVLLPCLYIGITYYGLIGAAIAILINKIALVSIGLIVLKREINLSVVAVLSAIKNIILAICISALVVVLARNYLGFENNIILFVIYILVYLGFIFKLEKQNLMELTKKIG from the coding sequence TTGGAATCAAAAAAAATAGTATCTGGTATTAAGTGGGCCGGTATTCAGGTCATTCTAGATACTTTTCTTCGGTTTTCTGTCAGACTTATTTTGGCCAAATTACTACTCCCTCAGGAATTTGGTCTTGTCGCTATGTGTACAGTTTTTATTGCCGTAGCGGAAGCTACTTCGGAATTGGGTATGGGTGCTGCTCTTATTCAAAGAAAGTCAACTGAAGAAAGTGTTGCCTTATATAATACTGCATTTTGGAGCGGTATTGTTTGGGGGTTAATGGTATTTCTTATTATGGCCTTTATAGTGGGGCCTTTTACCGCATATTTTTATGAGCAACCCAAGTTAGTACAAATTGTACCTCTCCTAAGTTTAGGCATTCTTGTAAAGCCCTTAGGCTTGATTCATGTGGTAAAATTGACTCGGGCTATGGATTTCAAAAAAATTGCCAAATCGTACAATATATCTGCACTAATTGCGGGTACGGCAGGAATAGTTCTGGCATATTATGATTTTGGGGTATGGGCACTTGTCGTGCATCAAGTCTTATCCTCGATTTTACCAATACCATTACTTTATTTTAGTACGAAATGGAAACCAGTAATGGAGTGGAACAGGCAACATTTTAATGAAATTTTTGGCTTTGGTGCTTATTCAACGGGAACGAGTGTCTTTAGTACCATAACGTATAACATAGATAATTTATTGATTGGCAAAATATTGGGAGCCAGTTTATTAGGGTCTTATTCGCTTTCATTTTCCTTAACGGAAAACCTTAGACAGATAATAAGTAACGTTCTAAACCGCGTTATGTATCCGGTATTTTCTCAAAGCCAAGACGATAAGCAGAAATTGAGAAATTATTTTTTAAAGATAATTAATATCAACGCACTTATAATTTATCCAATGATGACCGCTCTAATCCTTTTCGGGGACGAAATTATAAACGGTTTTTTTGGTGAACGATGGCTAAATAGTATCATGCCGCTAAAAATTCTTGCGTTTGCAATGATGGTACATTTACTGGTAAATTCATTTACTTCTCTTCTTAGAGGAATTGGCAAGCCAAAATTAGAAATGAAAATCATCATGGGTCTTACCATATTTGTACTTTTACCCTGTTTGTATATTGGAATAACATATTATGGCCTAATTGGTGCGGCTATAGCGATACTAATAAATAAAATAGCACTTGTATCTATTGGCCTTATCGTTTTAAAAAGAGAAATAAATCTATCCGTAGTAGCAGTGCTGAGCGCCATTAAAAATATTATCCTAGCGATTTGTATTTCGGCACTTGTTGTTGTTTTGGCTAGGAATTATCTTGGTTTTGAAAACAATATCATTCTGTTTGTGATATATATCCTAGTATATTTGGGCTTTATTTTTAAGCTAGAAAAACAAAATCTAATGGAACTAACGAAAAAAATTGGTTAA
- the rfbD gene encoding dTDP-4-dehydrorhamnose reductase encodes MKSILVTGGSGQLATCVKELSEGYNNLEFVFMDSAGLDISQKEQIAEYFETNTVDYCVNCAAYTAVDKAESEEKLAKAINTNGAKNLAEACKENNSVLIQISTDFVFDGKKTEPYNEKDGTAPLNIYGSTKRDGEIAISSTMKEYFILRTAWLYSEYGNNFLKTMLRLGSERKELNVVCDQIGTPTYAKDLAKVIMKIISEDIKEFGLYHFSNEGQASWSDFAKAIFEESDKNVKVKPIPTSEYPTAAERPMYSVLDKSKIKNKLGVQTSHWTKSLNDFFKRTTE; translated from the coding sequence ATGAAAAGCATATTGGTTACTGGTGGTTCAGGTCAACTAGCTACTTGCGTTAAAGAGCTTTCGGAAGGTTATAATAACCTAGAGTTTGTTTTTATGGATTCGGCGGGATTAGACATTTCCCAAAAAGAGCAAATAGCCGAATATTTTGAAACTAATACTGTAGACTATTGCGTAAATTGCGCGGCTTATACTGCCGTTGATAAAGCTGAATCTGAAGAAAAATTAGCGAAAGCAATTAATACTAATGGGGCCAAAAACCTGGCAGAAGCTTGTAAAGAAAACAATTCGGTACTTATTCAGATTTCTACGGATTTTGTTTTTGACGGGAAAAAGACCGAACCATATAATGAAAAAGACGGCACTGCACCACTTAATATATATGGAAGCACAAAACGCGATGGGGAAATTGCAATTAGTTCTACCATGAAAGAATATTTTATTTTAAGAACAGCATGGCTTTATTCTGAATATGGGAATAATTTTTTGAAAACTATGTTGCGTTTAGGAAGTGAAAGAAAAGAATTGAACGTTGTATGTGATCAAATTGGAACACCAACTTATGCTAAAGATTTGGCGAAAGTTATAATGAAAATTATTTCTGAAGACATTAAAGAGTTTGGTTTGTATCATTTCAGCAATGAAGGCCAAGCAAGTTGGTCCGATTTCGCAAAAGCAATTTTTGAAGAGAGTGATAAAAATGTAAAAGTTAAACCTATTCCGACAAGTGAATATCCAACAGCAGCCGAACGCCCTATGTATAGTGTTTTAGATAAGTCAAAAATTAAAAATAAGTTGGGGGTTCAAACATCTCATTGGACTAAAAGTCTGAATGATTTTTTTAAACGCACCACAGAATAA